Proteins encoded in a region of the Quercus lobata isolate SW786 chromosome 8, ValleyOak3.0 Primary Assembly, whole genome shotgun sequence genome:
- the LOC115957764 gene encoding receptor-like protein 46 — MAKLLSLLMFILFIFFFTPTLSCPPECQKQALLQFTASLANHTDDVSLKYWNSSSDGCLFPFVTCSSSNVVQIVLGDLNPYREPGRVLWNSTILTPLFHIRTLTYLDLSFNEIQGELPRDGFANLSKLEYLYLRGNDFNGSLPSQLLQLRSLQFLDMADNSFHGNIPPEIGNMTKLSYLSFSNNYFSGEIPTSIVSLKELTTLDLSFNSLSLEIPIDLGNLSNIDHLDLSYNNLTGKLPKFISNIKLCLLDLSNNKFSGNTLPDFSSNVNLRIIDLSSNEFSGEISTNFSQKTSFLSLGKNKFSSFPRNLTYMSNLQYLGIHDNKITGELSNSICQISTLQILILRNNSLQGSIPDCIFNLPSLQILDLSINHLVGKIPTNLGNLTGMIETPGEIFSGFGNMETAYLGRPETRVLIMLGNWNKPKRVMSFKTNDLIVNWKKSIQGLSFDNLKGYSLLDLSMNQLSSEIPASLGSLKALKIFNISHNNLFGRIIANLGDLENLESLDLSHNNLSGSIPQSIAKLLQLTIFDVSNNKLKGKIPEGSQMDTMNDPKSYANNSGLCGMQIQVPCSEHLSPTKPPELKSKETWFSWERAGIGYAVGFFVAVGISYLSNSCKTFNYYSQQRRRRV; from the exons ATGGCAAAGCTCCTCAGCCTACTAATGTTTAtacttttcatcttctttttcaccCCTACTCTCTCTTGTCCTCCTGAATGTCAAAAACAAGCCCTTCTTCAGTTTACAGCCTCTCTCGCCAATCATACTGATGATGTTAGCTTAAAATATTGGAATTCCAGCTCAGATGGTTGTTTGTTCCCCTTTGTCACGTGTAGTTCGAGCAATGTGGTTCAAATAGTTCTGGGGGACCTCAACCCTTATCGGGAACCAGGGCGAGTACTGTGGAATTCCACCATCTTGACACCACTATTTCACATTCGAACCTTGACATACCTTGACTTGTCCTTCAATGAAATACAAGGAGAATTGCCACGCGACGGCTTTGCCAATCTAAGCAAATTAGAGTATCTATATTTGCGGGGCAATGACTTCAATGGCTCCCTTCCTTCTCAACTTTTGCAATTGAGGTCTCTTCAATTTCTTGATATGGCTGACAATTCATTCCATGGAAATATACCCCCGGAGATAGGGAATATGACAAAGTTGAGCTACTTGTCTTTTAGCAACAACTATTTCTCTGGCGAAATTCCAACCTCAATTGTGAGTTTGAAGGAATTGACAACATTGGACTTAAGCTTCAATTCATTGTCATTGGAAATTCCTATTGATCTTGGCAATCTATCTAACATAGACCATTTGGACTTGAGCTACAACAATCTCACAG GGAAGCTTCCTAAATTCATCTCCAACATTAAACTTTGTTTATTGGACTTGTCAAACAACAAATTTTCTGGCAACACTCTACCAGATTTTAGCTCCAATGTAAATCTCCGAATCATTGATTTATCTTCAAATGAATTCTCAGGTGAAATTTCAACAAACTTTTCCCAAAAAACTTCATTTCTCTCATTGggaaaaaataagtttagtAGCTTCCCTAGAAATCTTACTTATATGAGCAACCTTCAATACCTAGGCATCCATGACAACAAAATCACAGGTGAATTGTCAAATTCTATCTGTCAAATATCCACCCTTCAAATCCTAATTTTACGAAACAATTCCCTTCAAGGCTCAATCCCTGATTGTATTTTCAATCTTCCTAGCCTCCAAATTCTTGATCTGTcgatcaaccatcttgttggaaAAATCCCTACAAATCTTGGAAATCTTACTGGTATGATTGAAACGCCTGGAGAAATCTTTTCAGGGTTTGGAAATATGGAAACTGCCTATCTTGGAAGACCGGAAACCCGTGTTCTTATTATGCTTGGAAATTGGAACAAGCCAAAACGTGTTATGTCATTCAAGACTAATGATCTGATTGTGAATTGGAAGAAGTCAATACAAGGTTTGTCATTTGACAACCTCAAGGGCTATTCCTTGTTAGACTTGTCAATGAACCAACTTTCTAGTGAAATTCCAGCTTCATTAGGAAGTCTGAAGGCtctaaaaattttcaacatcTCACATAACAACCTTTTTGGGAGGATAATAGCAAATCTTGGTGATTTAGAGAATCTAGAGAGTTTGGACTTGTCACACAATAATCTGTCAGGCTCTATTCCACAATCCATAGCAAAGTTGCTACAGTTGACTATTTTTGATGTGAGTAATAACAAACTCAAAGGTAAGATTCCAGAAGGTAGCCAAATGGATACAATGAATGATCCAAAAAGTTATGCCAACAACAGTGGGTTGTGTGGAATGCAAATTCAAGTGCCATGCTCAGAACATCTATCGCCAACAAAACCACCAGAGCTTAAGAGTAAGGAAACATGGTTCTCATGGGAAAGAGCGGGGATTGGATATGCGGTTGGCTTCTTTGTAGCAGTGGGAATCTCATATCTAAGTAATTCCTGCAAAACCTTCAATTATTACAGTCAACAAAGAAGGCGAAGGGTATAA
- the LOC115957765 gene encoding altered inheritance of mitochondria protein 32-like, translating into MARRDREKALMLTNPSSSSSPITVSDPLDAEFGFSRPDFRTSQLAGSVEFYQRHVFLCYKNPQVWPSKIEDSEFDQVPRFLFAAVMVRKADMNKETRLTICEGHDGTETSNGDVLIFPDMIRYRRLTHFDVDSFVEEVLVKNGEWLPGTPERLKGSYVFVCCHGSRDRRCGVCGPALISRFKEEIELHGVQSTVSVRPCSHLGGHKYAGNVIIFGSKINGEVTGHWYGYVTPEDVPVLLEQHILKGEIVDWLWRGEMGFSEEEQKKSQEIRIKLNGETDVGKNAEELSQTHKSEKDTAACQSRHEVKGCCQGNGNSYCCQNPVFPEKLDNLDANVGATKVISDKNSSKELNSGIKSLL; encoded by the exons ATGGCTCGCAGAGACAGAGAAAAAGCTCTGATGCTCACAAACCCATCATCATCCTCTTCTCCAATCACAGTGTCAGACCCACTTGATGCTGAGTTCGGTTTCTCTCGCCCGGACTTCAGGACGAGTCAACTCGCCGGGTCAGTCGAGTTCTACCAGCGCCATGTCTTCCTTTGCTACAAGAACCCCCAGGTTTGGCCCTCCAAAATCGAGGACTCCGAATTCGATCAGGTTCCCAGGTTTCTCTTTGCTGCTGTCATGGTCAGGAAGGCTGATATGAACAAAGAG ACCCGCTTGACAATATGTGAGGGACATGATGGAACTGAGACATCAAATGGGGATGTATTAATCTTTCCAGACATGATAAGATACAG GAGATTGACCCACTTTGATGTTGATTCATTTGTCGAGGAAGTGCTTGTGAAGAATGGTGAATGGCTTCCTGGAACTCCTGAAAGATTAAAGGGTTCCTATGTTTTTGTATGTTGTCATGGGTCACGGGATCGACGTTGTGGAGTTTGTGGACCTGCCTTGATTAGTAGATTCAAAGAAGAGATAGAATTACATGGTGTTCAAAGTACAGTTTCTGTTAGGCCATGCTCACACCTTGGGGGGCATAAGTATGCAGGAAATGTTATCATATTTGGATCAAAAATCAATGGAGAAGTCACTGGGCACTG GTATGGATATGTCACTCCAGAGGATGTACCCGTATTGCTTGAGCAACATATtttgaaaggagaaattgtAGATTGGCTGTGGAG GGGTGAGATGGGATTCTCAGAAGAGGAACAGAAGAAATCCCAAGAAATAAGGATCAAGTTAAATGGTGAGACAGATGTTGGGAAAAACGCTGAAGAACTGTCGCAAACGCATAAGAGTGAGAAGGACACTGCTGCTTGTCAATCTCGACATGAGGTAAAGGGATGTTGCCAGGGAAATGGAAACTCATACTGCTGCCAAAACCCTGTGTTTCCTGAAAAGCTAGACAATCTAGATGCCAATGTGGGTGCAACAAAGGTGATTTCTGATAAAAATAGCAGCAAGGAACTAAATTCCGGGATCAAAAGCCTACTTTAG
- the LOC115955774 gene encoding WEB family protein At5g55860, which yields MGTKDHQNATDSPNTKAEVGEIDTSAPFQSVKDAVNLFGEGAFSGEKPAIKKAKPHSAERVLAKETHLLLAQKELNKLKEQLKNAETTKAQAFVELEKAKITVEGLTQKLTSLSESRESAVKVTEAAKNQAKELEESNSGQPIGTNGAWKQDLETAREQYMIVITELDAAKQELQKIRQGCDESLEAKVAALKQAAEAESAVKANMEKTGELSKEISTIQESIEQVKLATSQAQEEQANIFAEKDVQRQSYKASLEESSKNLLALKKELDPELTKNMEAQLTNTMNEIEALQKQMENAKASDLDSVRTVTSELDDAKGSLQKVAEEESTLRSLAEALKVELENVKKEHSELKAKEAETESIAGNLHVKLQKVKSELEACLGEELKARGASEEMISALNQLSSETENECREAEEMKTKAVELKKEADTTKIALEEAEKKLRVALEEAEEAKAAEASALDRIRALSERTTAARASTSESGANITISREEYESLSRKVEESDTLAEMKVAAAVAQVEAVKASENEALKKLEATEKEIQDMKAATEEALKRAEMAEAAKRAVEGEMRRWREKEQKKAAEAASRILAETEMSSESSPLHYKVQKQIQPAKQNQPTKIIEARKLEKKTTSVSKKVLLPNISGIFHRKKNQIEGASPSYLPGEKPV from the exons ATGGGTACAAAAGACCATCAAAATGCTACTGACTCTCCTAATACTAAAGCAGAGGTGGGAGAGATAGACACCAGTGCACCTTTTCAATCTGTTAAAGATGCTGTCAACCTATTTGGTGAAGGTGCTTTCTCAGGGGAAAAACCTGCCATCAAGAAGGCGAAACCTCATTCTGCAGAG AGAGTGCTAGCCAAGGAGACCCATCTTCTCCTGGCTCAGAAAGAGCTGAACAAGTTAAAGGAACAACTAAAGAATGCTGAAACCACTAAGGCCCAAGCCTTTGTAGAGCTTGAAAAGGCTAAAATAACAGTTGAGGGTTTGACTCAAAAGTTGACTTCACTTAGTGAATCCAGGGAATCAGCAGTCAAGGTAACAGAAGCTGCAAAGAATCAGGCAAAGGAGCTTGAAGAATCAAACTCTGGCCAACCTATTGGAACTAATGGTGCTTGGAAGCAAGACTTAGAAACTGCAAGAGAACAGTACATGATAGTGATTACTGAACTTGATGCTGCAAAGCAAGAATTACAGAAAATCCGTCAGGGCTGTGATGAGTCCTTGGAAGCAAAAGTTGCTGCCTTAAAGCAAGCAGCAGAAGCCGAAAGTGCAGTGAAAGCAAACATGGAGAAAACTGGTGAGCTTTCCAAGGAAATTTCAACTATACAGGAATCAATTGAACAAGTGAAGCTTGCAACTTCACAAGCCCAAGAAGAACAAGCAAATATTTTTGCAGAAAAGGATGTTCAAAGACAGTCATATAAAGCTAGTCTGGAGGAGTCATCAAAGAACTTGCTTGCTTTGAAGAAAGAGTTGGATCCTGAACTCACCAAAAATATGGAAGCACAACTGACCAATACAATGAATGAAATTGAGGCTCTGCAAAAGCAAATGGAAAATGCAAAGGCTTCAGATTTGGATTCTGTGAGAACTGTCACTTCAGAGCTGGATGATGCTAAGGGGTCACTACAGAAGGTCGCAGAAGAGGAAAGTACCCTTCGAAGCTTGGCGGAAGCTCTCAAGGTGGAGCTGGAGAATGTGAAAAAAGAGCATTCCGAACTGAAGGCAAAGGAAGCAGAAACAGAGTCCATTGCTGGAAATCTGCATGTCAAGCTTCAGAAAGTTAAATCTGAGCTTGAAGCATGCCTTGGGGAAGAATTGAAAGCAAGAGGTGCTTCTGAGGAGATGATCTCAGCACTTAACCAGCTTTCGTctgaaactgaaaatgaatGCCGAGAAGCAGAAGAGATGAAAACTAAAGCAGTGGAGTTGAAAAAAGAAGCTGACACTACCAAAATTGCATTAGAAGAAGCAGAAAAGAAGCTGAGAGTTGCTTTGGAAGAAGCTGAAGAAGCAAAAGCAGCAGAGGCAAGTGCCCTTGATCGGATTAGGGCCTTGTCTGAGAGAACTACTGCTGCACGTGCCTCAACTTCTGAGTCCGGTGCCAATATCACAATATCGAGGGAAGAATATGAGTCCTTGAGCCGTAAAGTTGAGGAGTCTGACACATTAGCAGAAATGAAAGTGGCTGCTGCCGTGGCTCAGGTAGAAGCTGTGAAGGCTAGTGAAAATGAGGCCCTCAAGAAGTTAGAAGCAACTGAGAAGGAGATTCAAGATATGAAAGCTGCAACTGAGGAGGCTCTTAAGAGGGCAGAGATGGCTGAAGCAGCCAAGAGGGCAGTGGAGGGAGAGATGCGGAGGTGGCGtgagaaagaacaaaagaagGCGGCTGAGGCTGCATCTCGGATTTTGGCAGAAACAGAGATGTCATCAGAGTCATCCCCACTCCACTATAAGGTTCAAAAGCAAATCCAACCAGCGAAGCAAAACCAACCAACAAAAATTATTGAGGCCCGGAAGTTGGAGAAGAAGACTACTTCTGTTTCAAAGAAAGTACTTTTACCTAATATCAGTGGCATCTTTCACAGGAAAAAGAATCAGATTGAGGGTGCATCTCCTTCGTATCTACCTGGTGAGAAGCctgtgtga